One part of the Sphingopyxis sp. TUF1 genome encodes these proteins:
- a CDS encoding phosphoribosylanthranilate isomerase, with protein MPPLVKICGLSTPEGVDGAIRHGATHIGLVHYEPSPRHVDLKTAAVLRKRAGSHVKVALLLVNASQQLTGEALGAVRPDIVQFHGSETPEWLAIVKRLTPAEIWKAIGLKDAETLTRMQKYHGIADRILFDAPAAAMPGGTGTRFDWSLLKNHRHTMDWGIAGGLNPANVTQAIAETGAPLVDVSSGVESAPGVKDVDKIAAFLKAVGR; from the coding sequence ATGCCCCCACTCGTCAAAATCTGCGGCCTCTCCACCCCCGAAGGTGTCGATGGCGCCATCCGTCACGGCGCAACGCACATCGGCCTTGTCCATTACGAGCCCAGCCCACGGCACGTCGACCTCAAAACCGCGGCGGTGCTGCGCAAGCGTGCGGGGTCGCACGTCAAGGTCGCGCTGCTGCTCGTCAATGCTTCGCAGCAACTGACCGGCGAGGCGCTCGGCGCGGTGCGCCCCGACATCGTCCAATTCCACGGCAGCGAGACGCCCGAATGGCTCGCGATCGTGAAACGGCTGACCCCTGCCGAAATCTGGAAGGCGATCGGGCTGAAGGACGCCGAAACGCTGACCCGGATGCAGAAATATCATGGCATCGCCGACCGCATTCTGTTCGACGCCCCGGCCGCCGCGATGCCGGGCGGCACGGGCACGCGCTTCGACTGGTCGCTCCTCAAAAATCACCGACATACAATGGATTGGGGCATCGCCGGCGGTCTGAATCCTGCGAACGTCACGCAGGCGATCGCCGAAACCGGCGCGCCGCTCGTGGATGTCTCGTCGGGCGTCGAAAGCGCGCCGGGCGTCAAGGATGTGGACAAGATCGCCGCTTTCCTTAAAGCGGTCGGCAGATGA
- the trpB gene encoding tryptophan synthase subunit beta — MTDAPILPNSLRSGPDDRGHFGQFGGRYVAETLMPLILDLERHYRAAQADPAFKTEFDYLLKNYVGRPSPLWLAQRLTDDLGGAKIYLKREDLNHTGAHKINNCIGQILLAKRMGKTKIIAETGAGQHGVATATVAALFGLPCTIFMGAVDVARQQPNVFRMKLLGAEVVAVESGAKTLKDAMNEALRHWVANIHDTFYIIGTVAGPHPYPQLVRDFQSVIGDEAKAQILEAEGRLPDMLIAPVGGGSNAIGLFHPFLDDTDVEIVGVEAAGEGLDGKHAASLAGGKPGILHGNKTYLLQDEDGQITEAHSISAGLDYPGIGPEHSWLYDIGRVRYESVTDDEALASFQKLTKLEGIIPALESAHAIAAAEKIAPTLGKDKIIIVNCSGRGDKDIFTVAEALGVKL; from the coding sequence ATGACCGACGCCCCCATTCTGCCCAACAGTCTGCGCTCCGGCCCGGACGACCGCGGCCATTTCGGCCAGTTCGGTGGCCGCTATGTCGCCGAAACGCTGATGCCGCTGATCCTCGACCTCGAACGCCATTATCGCGCCGCGCAGGCCGACCCCGCGTTCAAGACCGAGTTCGATTACCTGCTCAAAAACTATGTCGGCCGCCCCAGTCCGCTGTGGCTGGCACAGCGGCTGACCGATGACCTCGGCGGCGCGAAGATTTATCTGAAGCGCGAGGATCTGAACCACACCGGCGCGCACAAGATCAACAATTGCATCGGCCAGATCCTGCTCGCGAAGCGGATGGGCAAGACCAAGATCATCGCCGAGACCGGCGCGGGCCAGCATGGCGTCGCGACCGCGACCGTCGCGGCGCTGTTCGGCCTGCCCTGCACCATCTTCATGGGCGCGGTCGATGTTGCGCGGCAACAGCCGAATGTGTTCCGCATGAAGCTGCTCGGCGCAGAAGTCGTCGCGGTCGAGAGTGGCGCCAAGACGCTGAAGGACGCGATGAACGAGGCGCTGCGCCACTGGGTCGCCAACATCCACGACACCTTCTACATCATCGGCACCGTCGCCGGGCCGCACCCCTATCCGCAGCTTGTGCGCGATTTCCAGTCGGTGATCGGCGATGAAGCGAAGGCGCAGATCCTGGAAGCCGAGGGCCGCCTGCCCGACATGCTGATCGCCCCCGTCGGCGGCGGATCGAACGCGATCGGCCTGTTCCATCCCTTCCTCGATGACACGGACGTCGAGATCGTCGGCGTCGAAGCCGCGGGTGAAGGCCTCGATGGCAAGCACGCCGCGAGCCTCGCGGGCGGCAAGCCCGGCATCCTCCACGGCAACAAGACCTATTTGCTGCAGGACGAGGACGGCCAGATCACCGAGGCGCACAGCATCTCGGCGGGCCTCGACTATCCGGGGATCGGCCCCGAACACAGCTGGCTCTACGACATCGGCCGCGTCCGCTACGAATCCGTCACCGATGACGAGGCGCTGGCGAGCTTCCAGAAGCTGACGAAGCTGGAAGGCATCATCCCCGCGCTCGAAAGCGCGCACGCGATCGCGGCGGCGGAGAAGATCGCGCCTACGCTGGGCAAGGACAAGATCATCATCGTCAATTGTTCGGGCCGGGGGGACAAGGATATTTTCACCGTGGCCGAGGCGCTGGGGGTGAAGCTGTGA
- the trpA gene encoding tryptophan synthase subunit alpha: protein MSTRFATTFAKPRPALVAFITAGDGDTAANLDALVAGGADVIELGMPFTDPMADGPAIQQANLRSLAKGTTTADIFAIATAFRQRHADTPLVLMGYANPMTIRGGDWFAAECARVGVDGVICVDVPAEEDHELGPALRAAGVDLIRLATPTTDTARLPAVLDGAGGFLYYVSVAGITGQQQAAQASIDEAVARLKAATDLPVAVGFGVRTPEQAAQIARVADGVVVGSAFIDIIAEHGDAAAPHVEAFTRTLADAIHSAKEIAA, encoded by the coding sequence ATGAGCACCCGCTTCGCCACCACCTTCGCCAAACCCCGCCCCGCCCTCGTCGCCTTCATCACCGCGGGTGACGGCGACACCGCCGCGAACCTCGATGCACTCGTCGCGGGGGGCGCCGATGTGATCGAGCTGGGTATGCCCTTTACCGATCCGATGGCCGACGGCCCCGCGATCCAGCAGGCGAACCTGCGCAGCCTCGCCAAGGGCACGACCACCGCGGACATCTTCGCCATCGCGACGGCGTTCCGGCAGCGCCACGCCGACACGCCGCTTGTCCTGATGGGCTATGCCAATCCGATGACGATCCGCGGCGGTGACTGGTTCGCGGCCGAATGCGCGCGTGTCGGCGTCGACGGCGTCATCTGCGTCGATGTTCCCGCCGAGGAAGACCACGAACTCGGCCCCGCGCTCCGCGCCGCGGGAGTCGACCTCATCCGCCTCGCGACGCCGACGACCGACACCGCGCGGCTGCCCGCCGTGCTCGATGGCGCGGGCGGCTTCCTCTATTATGTCTCGGTCGCCGGGATCACCGGACAGCAACAGGCCGCACAGGCGAGCATCGACGAGGCCGTCGCGCGCCTCAAGGCCGCCACCGATCTGCCCGTCGCGGTCGGCTTCGGCGTCCGCACCCCCGAACAGGCCGCGCAGATCGCGCGCGTCGCCGACGGCGTCGTTGTCGGATCGGCCTTCATCGACATCATCGCCGAGCATGGCGACGCCGCGGCGCCGCATGTCGAGGCTTTCACCCGCACCCTCGCCGATGCTATTCATAGCGCCAAGGAGATCGCCGCATGA